Part of the bacterium genome is shown below.
GTCAGGCGCTGGTCGGCATTATCAGAACGCAGGCGCAGGCGGTATTCGGCCCGGGAAGTAAACATCCGGTAGGGCTCTCTTGTCCCCTTGGTGACCAAATCATCAATCAATACTCCGATATAACTTGTAGAACGGTCCAGAATAAGGGGCGGTTTTCCTTTTACTTGGAGCGATGCATTAATTCCAGCGATTAACCCCTGCGCTGCCGCTTCTTCATATCCTGTTGTTCCGTTAATCTGTCCCGCCAGATATAAGTTTTTTACTAATTTTGTTTCTAACGTGGGATAAAGCTGTGTGGAGTCAACAACATCGTGTTCTATTCCGTAACCGAATCGGTTTATTTTTACATTCTCTAAACCCTCAACGGAACGGATAAATTCCTCCTGCACATCTTCAGGCAGACTTGTAGAAAGCCCGTTTGGATAAATCTCATCTGTGTCCAATCCTTCGGGTTCAAGAAATATCTGATGTTTGCTATGATGCGCAAATTTTACAACTTTATCTTCTAAGGACGGACAATATCTCACGCCGGTTCCGGTAATCTTTCCGCTGAAAAGAGGCGAGCGGTCTAGGTTTTTCCTGATGATATCGTGTGTTTTCTCGCTGGTATGTGTTATGTAGCAGGGAAGTTGCCTCAATTTTAGCCATGAACCGAGCTTGCTCTGGTTCGGGGTTGAAAATGAGAACGGAACAGGCGGTTCATCCCCCTCCTGAACTCTTAGATTGGAATAATCAATTGTCTTTCCGTCCAACCTTGCGCAGGTTCCCGTCTTAAAACGCAGAAGTTTAAACCCCGCCTTCTTTAAAGATTTAGAAATCCCGTCGGTAGTCTGTGGTTCCTCAACCCTTCCGCCGGGAAAGCTTTTCATGCCCACATGCATAAGCCCGTTTAAGAAAGTGCCGGGGGTGAGAATTATCATCTTTGCTTCTATTTTCCCCTTGTCCGTTTCAATACCCGTAACCTTCTTGTTTTTTATTATTAGTTTTCTTGCTTCTGCTTCTAATACCTCAA
Proteins encoded:
- the mnmG gene encoding tRNA uridine-5-carboxymethylaminomethyl(34) synthesis enzyme MnmG, with product MPNKNYDVVVVGGGHAGCEAALASARMDSKTLLITLHKNMIGFLSCNPAVGGIGKGQLVKEIDALGGEMAKATDVSGIHFKVLNTSKGPAVWSSRAQVDRKKYLTYMQKVIDKQKSLEVLEAEARKLIIKNKKVTGIETDKGKIEAKMIILTPGTFLNGLMHVGMKSFPGGRVEEPQTTDGISKSLKKAGFKLLRFKTGTCARLDGKTIDYSNLRVQEGDEPPVPFSFSTPNQSKLGSWLKLRQLPCYITHTSEKTHDIIRKNLDRSPLFSGKITGTGVRYCPSLEDKVVKFAHHSKHQIFLEPEGLDTDEIYPNGLSTSLPEDVQEEFIRSVEGLENVKINRFGYGIEHDVVDSTQLYPTLETKLVKNLYLAGQINGTTGYEEAAAQGLIAGINASLQVKGKPPLILDRSTSYIGVLIDDLVTKGTREPYRMFTSRAEYRLRLRSDNADQRLT